AAAATATCTTAATATGAAGAAGAAGGTTGTAACAAAAAGACAAAAAGAGGTTTTAAAGATTATCTATGATAGTTTGATTACTGCCGGCTTTCCTCCGTCTTTCAGTGAGTTTAGAGAGAGGTTAAAGATTTCTTCCAATCAAGCTCTTTTAGATATTTTTTCCAGGTTGGAAGAAAATAATTTTATTCGCAGAGAAGAGGGTTCGGCTCGTGGAATTAAAATTCTTCGTAGGGGATACGAGGCAATAAATGTTAGGCCTCTAGCTCCTATAGTTGGTACAACTTCTGCTGGTAGTTTTACTGAAGCAATTGAGG
The DNA window shown above is from Candidatus Paceibacterota bacterium and carries:
- the lexA gene encoding transcriptional repressor LexA encodes the protein MKKKVVTKRQKEVLKIIYDSLITAGFPPSFSEFRERLKISSNQALLDIFSRLEENNFIRREEGSARGIKILRRGYEAINVRPLAPIVGTTSAGSFTEAIEEVGAWQPLSKDVETIADNVMVVRVMGDSMINAGINDGDLILIKRDTKFISGDIVLAQTSDGTTVKRYISQDKPPYKFLKPENPKYSVIPITNETQLIGK